One Phaseolus vulgaris cultivar G19833 chromosome 4, P. vulgaris v2.0, whole genome shotgun sequence DNA window includes the following coding sequences:
- the LOC137837136 gene encoding TLC domain-containing protein At5g14285, which produces MENQIHKFFSLFLSIYLLGYFIIFRKWAPKIRPEASSCLISLFHGTPAALLAVAAVLSAESRSLAAANTNFQNLVLDYSAAYFAADLVHLAAFFSGRGDLTFVFHHLATLFVILTCRHVAAHGAVAVLTLLAVAEATSALQNAWALARARSDAPFAASVDRVLSVPFYGLYSVVRGLLGPYVVFQMAAFYSGGGAEGVIATWVWISWVVVVSVAIAGSVAWVSNLWIEVYTERSRKVEQKIR; this is translated from the coding sequence ATGGAAAACCAAATCCACAAATTCTTCTCCTTATTCCTCTCCATTTACCTTCTCGGTTACTTCATCATCTTCCGCAAATGGGCCCCCAAGATCCGACCAGAAGCCTCCAGCTGCCTCATCTCCCTCTTCCACGGCACCCCGGCGGCGCTCCTCGCCGTCGCCGCCGTCCTCTCAGCCGAAAGCCGCAGCCTTGCCGCCGCAAACACGAACTTCCAGAACCTCGTGCTCGACTACAGCGCCGCCTACTTCGCCGCCGACCTCGTCCACCTCGCCGCGTTCTTCTCTGGCCGCGGAGACCTCACGTTCGTCTTCCATCACCTCGCCACTCTCTTCGTGATCCTCACGTGCCGCCACGTGGCGGCGCACGGGGCAGTGGCGGTGCTCACGCTCCTGGCTGTCGCGGAGGCCACCAGCGCGCTGCAGAACGCGTGGGCACTGGCGCGTGCGCGGAGCGACGCGCCTTTCGCGGCGAGTGTAGATAGAGTTCTATCGGTTCCTTTTTACGGGTTGTATTCTGTTGTACGAGGTTTGTTGGGGCCTTATGTTGTTTTCCAAATGGCGGCGTTTTACTCAGGTGGCGGTGCTGAGGGTGTTATTGCCACGTGGGTTTGGATTTCATGGGTCGTTGTGGTGTCGGTGGCCATTGCTGGGAGCGTTGCGTGGGTTTCCAATCTCTGGATTGAAGTCTACACAGAAAGATCAAGGAAAGTTGAACAGAAGATAAGATAA